A stretch of Panthera tigris isolate Pti1 chromosome E2, P.tigris_Pti1_mat1.1, whole genome shotgun sequence DNA encodes these proteins:
- the DPEP2NB gene encoding DPEP2 neighbor protein — MSDRIFYINSNLSSVPWEGSTAAGAPSSPTPGHYHVLYRGCGETQVGWHGETYCLVGGYRTYGDAPVATPAKMEAEKPIPSQAPKRRRAMAESNKDVGCSSPKIRRLKHSGRRLTPKKLAD; from the exons ATGTCTGACCGGATCTTCTATATTAATTCTAATTTGTCCTCTGTCCCCTGGGAGGGCAGCACAGCAG CAGGGGCTCCCTCTTCTCCTACACCTGGTCACTACCATGTCCTCTaccgagggtgtggagaaacccAGGTGGGCTGGCATGGGGAGACGTACTGCCTGGTTGGTGGCTACCGGACCTATGGGGATGCTCCTGTGGCCACCCCAGCAaagatggaagcagagaaacCAATTCCCAGCCAGGCTCCCAAAAGACGTCGAGCTATGGCAGAGTCAAACAAAGATGTAGGTTGCTCCAGCCCCAAAATTCGGCGATTGAAGCACAGTGGCAGGAGGCTGACCCCAAAGAAgcttgctgactga
- the DDX28 gene encoding probable ATP-dependent RNA helicase DDX28, protein MDLTRPPRLVWLASRLLLAPRRGLVVRRPDEPLPVVRIPRALQRRQEQRQSGRSPQRLVLARPGPLLISARRPELNQPARLTLGRWESAPLASRGWKNRRSRRDHFSIERAQHEAPALRNLSSKSSFADLGLEPRVLRALQEAAPEVVRPTTVQSSTIPSLLRGCHILCAAETGSGKTLGYLLPLVQRLLGQPNLDSHSLPAPRGLVLVPSRELAEQVRAVAQPLGSSLGLQVRELGGGHGMSRIRMQLSKQPPVDVLVATPGALWKALKSQLISLKQLSYLVLDEADTLLDESFLELMDYILEKSYIAEGPADLKDPFNPKAQLVLVGATFPEGVGQLLSKVASPDSLTTITSSKLHCIMPHVRQTFMRLKGAEKVTELVQILKQHDKAYRTGPSGTVLVFCNSSSTVNWLGYILDDHKIQHLRLQGQMPASMRAGIFQCFQKGSRDILLCTDIASRGLDSSHVDLVVNYDFPLTLQDYIHRAGRVGRVGSEVPGTVISFVTHPWDVSLVQKIELAARRRRSLPGLGSSVREPLPQQI, encoded by the coding sequence ATGGATCTCACACGGCCGCCGCGGTTGGTGTGGCTCGCATCTCGGTTACTTCTCGCTCCTCGACGAGGCCTGGTGGTCCGCCGTCCCGACGAACCCTTGCCCGTGGTGCGCATCCCGCGGGCTCTACAGCGGCGGCAAGAACAGCGGCAGAGCGGGCGGAGCCCCCAGCGGCTGGTGTTGGCGCGACCTGGCCCGCTGCTGATCTCAGCGCGGCGGCCAGAGTTGAACCAGCCGGCGCGCCTCACGCTGGGCCGGTGGGAGAGCGCGCCACTAGCTTCGCGTGGCTGGAAAAATCGGCGCTCCCGCCGGGACCACTTCTCCATCGAGCGTGCGCAACACGAGGCGCCGGCTCTTCGGAACCTCTCGTCCAAGAGCAGCTTCGCGGATCTGGGTCTGGAACCTCGCGTGCTGCGTGCTCTACAGGAGGCTGCTCCTGAAGTCGTTCGGCCTACGACCGTGCAGTCAAGCACCATCCCCTCCCTACTTCGCGGCTGCCACATCCTTTGCGCGGCGGAAACCGGCAGTGGCAAGACTCTCGGATACCTACTACCTCTGGTTCAACGGCTCTTGGGCCAACCAAACCTGGACTCCCATAGTCTGCCTGCTCCTCGAGGCCTGGTCCTTGTGCCTTCGCGAGAATTAGCCGAACAGGTGCGGGCCGTGGCGCAGCCCTTGGGCAGCTCCTTGGGCCTTCAGGTGCGGGAGCTAGGGGGAGGCCATGGCATGAGCAGGATCCGAATGCAACTGTCCAAACAACCTCCAGTAGATGTACTAGTGGCCACTCCAGGGGCTTTGTGGAAGGCCTTGAAGAGTCAACTAATCAGCCTGAAGCAGCTCTCCTATTTGGTATTGGATGAGGCAGACACGCTTTTGGATGAAAGCTTCCTGGAACTAATGGACTACATCTTGGAGAAGAGCTATATAGCAGAAGGCCCAGCTGACTTAAAAGACCCCTTCAATCCCAAAGCTCAGTTAGTGCTGGTGGGGGCCACATTTCCCGAAGGTGTAGGCCAGCTGCTGAGTAAAGTTGCCAGCCCAGACTCTCTGACCACCATTACCAGCTCCAAGCTCCACTGCATCATGCCTCATGTCAGACAGACATTTATGAGGCTGAAGGGAGCAGAGAAGGTGACTGAATTAGTGCAGATCCTCAAGCAACATGACAAAGCATATAGGACTGGCCCCTCCGGAACTGTTCTAGTGTTCTGTAATAGCTCAAGCACTGTGAACTGGCTGGGATATATTCTGGACGATCACAAAATCCAACACCTAAGGCTGCAGGGACAAATGCCAGCCTCAATGAGGGCCGGTATCTTCCAGTGCTTCCAGAAGGGCTCCCGAGACATTCTTCTCTGCACAGACATAGCCTCTCGGGGCCTGGACAGCTCCCACGTAGACTTAGTTGTCAATTATGATTTCCCCCTCACTCTGCAAGACTACATCCACAGAGCCGGGAGGGTGGGCCGTGTAGGGAGTGAGGTGCCTGGCACTGTCATCAGCTTTGTAACCCATCCCTGGGATGTAAGCCTGGTTCAGAAGATTGAGTTGGCAGCTCGCCGGAGGAGAAGCCTTCCAGGACTAGGGTCCTCAGTGAGAGAGCCTTTGCCCCAGCAAATCTGA